The following proteins are co-located in the Anas platyrhynchos isolate ZD024472 breed Pekin duck chromosome 1, IASCAAS_PekinDuck_T2T, whole genome shotgun sequence genome:
- the METTL16 gene encoding RNA N(6)-adenosine-methyltransferase METTL16, translating into MSLNKSMHARNRYKDKPPDFAYLAGKHPEFRQHVQTTLSGRVSLNFKDPEAVRALTCTLLKEDFGLTIDIPLERLIPTVPLRLNYIHWVEDLIGHQGADKAVLRRGIDIGTGASCIYPLLGSTLNGWYFLATEVDDMCFNYAKKNVEQNNLSDLIKVVKVPQKTLLMDALKEESEIIYDFCMCNPPFFANQLEAKGVNSRNPRRPPPSSVNTGGITEIMAEGGELEFVKRIIHDSLQLKKRLRWYSCMLGKKCSLAPLKEELRIQGVPKVTHTEFCQGRTMRWALAWSFYDDVQVPSPPSKRRKLEKPRKPITFTVLASTVNELSTKAAAMGWDAVEAIAVVRAWVEKILADLKVQHKRVPCGKDEVSLFVTAIENSWIHLRRKKRERVRQLRELPRASEDVLQAMEEEKNGQKSVSNSSDCEKPKTEDSETGFMAPDEDVHLTADDKLTEESAAKEEHSAHMEEEETEAKQAETSCNKGSSNAKEEPQPSEEAGNPAVEKGQSPKETSRCFLFKCLMNVKKEGNDVLVEMHWVEGQNRDLMNQLCTYLRNQILRLVAS; encoded by the exons ATGTCCCTCAACAAGTCGATGCACGCCCGCAACCGCTACAAGGACAAGCCGCCCGACTTCGCCTACCTGGCCGGCAAACACCCCGAATTCCGGCAGCACGTCCAGACCACCCTCTCCGGCAGGGTGAG CCTGAACTTCAAGGACCCTGAGGCGGTGAGGGCGCTGACCTGCACCCTGCTGAAGGAGGACTTCGGGCTGACCATCGACATCCCCCTGGAGAGGCTGATCCCCACCGTGCCCCTCAGGCTGAACTACATCCACTGGGTGGAGGACCTCATCGGCCACCAGGGCGCCGACAAGGCCGTGCTGAGGCGGGGGATCGACATAG GGACGGGGGCATCTTGCATATACCCGTTGCTTGGATCAACTTTGAATGGCTGGTATTTTCTTGCAACAGAAGTGGATGACATGTGCTTCAATTATGCCAAGAAGAACGTGGAGCAGAATAACTTGTCTGATCTTATAAAAG TGGTTAAAGTACCACAGAAAACTCTTCTAATGGATGCGCTGAAAGAAGAATCTGAGATCATTTATGACTTCTGCATGTGCAATCCCCCCTTTTTTGCCAACCAGCTGGAAGCGAAG GGAGTAAACTCTCGAAATCCACGGCGTCCACCTCCAAGTTCTGTAAATACAGGAGGGATTACAGAAATCATGGCCGAGGGGGGAGAGCTGGAATTTGTCAAAAGAATTATTCATGATAGTCTACAACTGAAAAAGAGGTTACG ATGGTACAGTTGTATGCTgggaaagaaatgcagtttaGCACCATTGAAGGAGGAACTTCGAATCCAGGGG GTTCCTAAAGTTACTCACACAGAATTCTGTCAAGGACGCACCATGAGATGGGCACTGGCATGGAGTTTCTATGATGACGTACAAGTACCT tcACCTCCctctaaaagaagaaaattagaaaaaccTCGGAAACCAATTACATTTACGGTCTTGGCTTCTACAGTCAACGAGTTATCCACCAAAGCTGCAGCTATGGGCTGGGATGCTGTAGAAGCCATTGCTGTTGTTAGAGCCTGGGTAGAGAAGATTCTTGCTGATCTGAAG GTTCAGCATAAACGTGTTCCCTGTGGAAAAGATGAAGTTAGCCTGTTTGTGACTGCCATTGAAAACTCCTGGATTCATTTGAGGAGAAAGAAGCGAGAGAGAGTAAGGCAATTACGAGAACTTCCTCGAGCTTCTGAAGATGTTCTTCAAGcaatggaagaggaaaaaaacggCCAGAAAAGTGTGAGCAACAGTTCGGACTGTGAAAAACCCAAGACTGAAGACTCTGAAACAGGGTTTATGGCACCCGATGAGGATGTCCACTTGACCGCAGATGACAAGCTAACGGAAGAATCTGCTGCCAAAGAAGAACATAGTGCGCacatggaggaggaggagacagaAGCAAAGCAGGCAGAAACGTCATGTAACAAAGGTTCCAGTAATGCGAAGGAGGAACCTCAGCCTTCAGAGGAAGCTGGCAATCCAGCAGTTGAAAAAGGGCAGAGTCCTAAAGAAACTAGtagatgttttcttttcaagtgtTTAATGAAtgtgaagaaagaaggaaacgATGTACTAGTAGAAATGCACTGGGTTGAAGGACAGAACAGAGACTTGATGAACCAGCTGTGCACATACTTACGGAACCAAATTCTTCGACTAGTTGCTAGTTAG